GTTGTCGGGATGACCCTCCAGTTCGCAGACGCGGTGCGCGATCGCGTCGCGGTCGAGCTGCATGCCGTGCGCGCGGGCTGCGATCGTGACGCCGAGCGCGCGCGCCGCGGCGCTCGAGCCCAGACCTTTGCCCAGCGGAATCGCGTTGACGAGCTGCACGCGAATGCGCGGGAGCGTCATGTTGACCGAACGCATCGCGGCAATGAGCATGCGCTCGAATCCGGGGTGCGTGGGCCGTTCCGGTCCGCCGAATTCGATTGCGAAACGATCGGCCGGTTCGACCATGGCGCGCGCACGCAGATCGAGCGCGATGCCGACGCAATCGAACCCAGGCCCGAGATTCGCACTCGACGCGGGCACACTGACGACGAACGCGCTACGCAACGGCATGGACCTTGTCACCCTGAGGTGCGAGCGCGTTCGCGCGAGCCTCGAAGGGCCGCGCATCTTTGAGAACGTGCCCGGTGAGAATCGCGACGACGTCGGCATCGGGAGCAATCGTGTCACCACTGTCACCCTGAGCCGACACCACACTGTCACCCTGAGCCTGTCGAAGGGCGCGCACGCCCGCGAGCGACGCGGCGGAGGCCGGTTCGCAGCCGATGCCTTCGCGTCCGATCTGCGCTTTCGCATCGAGGATCGCATCGTCGCCGATCGCAAGTTCGATGCCGTTGAAGCGCTCGAGTGCGCGCGAGGCGCGGCTGCGCGATTTCGGATCACCGACCGCGATGGCACTGGCCGTCGTGTCGACGCCGCGCTCGGCGCGAATCAGCGCGATGCGCGGGAGTTTGTCGATCAGCCCGAGCGCGAGCGCTTCACGGAAACCTTTGCTGATCGCGGAGATGTTGCCGAGGTTGCCGCCCGGCAGCGCGATCCAATCCGGTACGCTCCAGCTGCGCGCTTCGAGGATCGCGAAGGCCGCGCACTTCTGACCTTCGATGCGATAGGCGTTGACGGAGTTGACGACCGCGGCGTCGCGCACGTCGGAGAGCGCGGCGAAGGCGTCGTCGAAGGAACCGTCGACCTCGATGAGCTGCGCGCCGTACTCGCGCATCTGCGCGAGCTTCGCATCGCTGACGCGGCCGCGCGGCACGATCGCGTAGGCGTCGAGCCCGGCGCGCGAGGCGTAGGCGGCCATCGACGAGGCCGTGTTGCCGGTGCTGGCGCAGACCACGCTGCGCGCGCCGGCGGCTTTGGCCGCCGAGATCGCGACCGTCATGCCGAGATCCTTGAACGAGCCGGTGGGGTTCATGCCCAGGTGCAGGTAGGCGAGGCGATCGACGCCGGCGTAGCGCGCGCCGGGCGCGGAGTCGTAGAGCGGGACGTTGCCCTCGGCCAGCGAGACGATCGCGGCTGCGGGGATGGGCGGGAGCAGCTCGCGCCAGCGCCACACGCCGCTGGCGAAGAGCGGCTCGAACGAGGCGCGTCGCTCGCGCACGACGCGCCGTAGCCC
The DNA window shown above is from Candidatus Baltobacteraceae bacterium and carries:
- the thrC gene encoding threonine synthase, which translates into the protein MRVECSDCGAVADPLEPCRCGGLPEFVLGELRLDPIGLRRVVRERRASFEPLFASGVWRWRELLPPIPAAAIVSLAEGNVPLYDSAPGARYAGVDRLAYLHLGMNPTGSFKDLGMTVAISAAKAAGARSVVCASTGNTASSMAAYASRAGLDAYAIVPRGRVSDAKLAQMREYGAQLIEVDGSFDDAFAALSDVRDAAVVNSVNAYRIEGQKCAAFAILEARSWSVPDWIALPGGNLGNISAISKGFREALALGLIDKLPRIALIRAERGVDTTASAIAVGDPKSRSRASRALERFNGIELAIGDDAILDAKAQIGREGIGCEPASAASLAGVRALRQAQGDSVVSAQGDSGDTIAPDADVVAILTGHVLKDARPFEARANALAPQGDKVHAVA